Proteins encoded together in one Deinococcus aerophilus window:
- a CDS encoding ATP-binding protein — MTGPGADTANRIGMVLGTEDVMPTVFWFAVSAGASVQLDDLVVVQTRRPDGRTVRFFGLVDNVRKRHEGVTFESDVEDVVAGVLPASVSYAARVLVTRVDPENFIPPQPGDTVRHAHGDDLKMALSADKMGEASFPGGLLADGQPLPLNFRFVNGESGGHINISGISGVATKTSYALFLLHSIFRSGVMDRVAQASGGRMAGTSGGRAIIFNVKGEDLLFLDKPNSKVQKKEAEAQSGKGLDADRYTLLGLPMSPFQDTQFLAPPRAGTSGSAIVPHTDQRSEGVTPFVFTLREFCANRLLQYVFSDAGSSLNLGFVIGNIEEKLFRLASAQTGNGTGLSVDDWQVDLSETPPEDLEFGELGGVNLRTFDQLISYIEFKLLEDRDGEGDPKWVLKQAPGTLRAFTRRLRGVQKHLTPLIRGDLTASEAARYRPNLLSGAQLSVVDIHNLSGPAQMFVVGVLLRQVFDHKEKYGRQDTVFVVLDELNKYAPRDEGSPIKDILLEIAERGRSLGIILIGAQQTASEVERRIVSNAAVRVVGRLDLAEAERPEYRFLPQSFRARAGILQPGTMLVSQPDVPNPVLVNYPFPAWATRGDEVDDLAGRSVVEVGDDWLR, encoded by the coding sequence ATGACCGGGCCAGGTGCGGACACGGCGAACCGCATCGGTATGGTCCTAGGCACCGAGGACGTGATGCCCACCGTGTTCTGGTTTGCGGTCAGCGCGGGCGCGAGCGTGCAGCTGGATGATCTGGTGGTGGTGCAGACCCGGCGGCCCGACGGCCGGACCGTGCGCTTTTTCGGGCTGGTAGACAACGTGCGCAAACGCCACGAGGGCGTGACCTTCGAGTCGGACGTGGAGGACGTGGTGGCCGGGGTGCTGCCCGCCTCGGTCAGCTACGCCGCCCGGGTCCTTGTCACGCGGGTGGACCCCGAGAACTTCATTCCGCCGCAGCCCGGCGATACGGTGCGCCACGCCCACGGAGACGACCTGAAGATGGCCCTGAGCGCAGACAAGATGGGCGAGGCCAGCTTTCCCGGCGGTCTGCTCGCCGACGGTCAGCCGCTGCCACTGAATTTCCGCTTTGTCAACGGCGAGAGCGGCGGGCACATCAACATCTCGGGCATCTCGGGGGTGGCGACCAAGACCAGCTACGCCCTGTTCCTGCTGCACAGCATCTTCCGCAGCGGCGTGATGGACCGCGTGGCCCAGGCGAGCGGCGGGCGCATGGCGGGGACCTCCGGCGGGCGGGCCATCATTTTTAACGTCAAGGGCGAGGATCTGCTGTTTCTCGACAAACCCAACAGCAAGGTGCAGAAGAAAGAAGCCGAGGCGCAATCAGGCAAGGGACTGGACGCCGACCGCTACACGCTGCTGGGGCTGCCGATGTCGCCCTTTCAGGACACCCAGTTCCTGGCCCCACCCCGCGCCGGAACGTCGGGCAGCGCCATCGTGCCCCACACCGATCAGCGCTCGGAAGGCGTGACTCCCTTTGTGTTCACGCTGCGCGAATTCTGTGCCAACCGGCTGCTGCAGTACGTGTTCTCGGATGCGGGCAGCAGCCTCAACCTGGGGTTTGTGATCGGCAACATCGAGGAAAAGCTGTTCCGGCTGGCCTCGGCGCAGACGGGCAACGGAACCGGGCTGAGCGTGGACGACTGGCAGGTGGACCTCAGCGAGACGCCGCCCGAGGACCTGGAATTCGGAGAACTGGGCGGAGTCAACCTGCGGACTTTTGACCAGCTGATTTCCTACATCGAGTTCAAGCTGCTGGAGGACCGCGACGGTGAGGGCGATCCCAAGTGGGTGCTCAAGCAGGCCCCCGGTACCCTGCGCGCCTTTACCCGGCGGCTGCGCGGCGTGCAGAAGCACCTGACGCCCCTGATCCGCGGCGACCTGACTGCCAGCGAGGCCGCCCGCTACCGTCCCAACCTCCTGAGCGGGGCGCAACTCAGCGTGGTGGACATCCACAACCTCTCGGGCCCCGCGCAGATGTTTGTGGTGGGCGTGCTGCTGCGGCAGGTCTTCGACCACAAGGAGAAGTACGGGCGGCAGGACACGGTCTTTGTGGTGCTGGACGAGCTGAACAAGTACGCCCCGCGCGACGAGGGCAGCCCCATCAAGGACATCCTGCTGGAAATTGCTGAACGGGGCCGCAGCCTGGGCATCATTCTGATCGGCGCGCAGCAGACCGCCTCCGAGGTCGAGCGGCGCATCGTTTCCAACGCCGCCGTGCGGGTGGTGGGCCGCCTGGACCTCGCCGAGGCCGAGCGCCCCGAGTACCGCTTCTTGCCCCAGAGCTTCCGCGCGCGTGCGGGCATCCTGCAACCCGGCACCATGCTCGTCTCGCAGCCCGATGTGCCCAACCCGGTCCTCGTCAACTACCCGTTCCCGGCCTGGGCCACACGCGGCGATGAAGTGGACGACCTCGCGGGCCGCAGCGTGGTGGAGGTGGGCGACGACTGGCTGAGGTGA
- a CDS encoding DNA double-strand break repair nuclease NurA, translating into MRIRLDPWPVDTQDGQLTLKPFAGLVFNAETDRWAAIAPREVPSWLTRVLVVDGKRRMEARLLLDDEAGGLSLAGFGAYVAGAVDLCPHGSRQADLLKVVAQRVLAYSGDGGVTLEPTRLSPRNPHTGQLEYTPHAFAGTQLEGALGKVQRLMLDAEGDLSRRLAAALPLDEHDRAALPDTLVLQDGPVRIGGAGRAVLGCVKTLHTDYLGADRIGLLGTLKPGERTPVLRFRVGDQGGSQDSEGREQRFTWYVRLCDPPFYQHPLAGVMRLEMHAPEDSDFVPRAVLQVANLSGQLLCRLASTPHKDARAPQNLIPTAALEHAMDRAMGSAELVTRRIRSHLARELGQPTGAVA; encoded by the coding sequence ATGCGGATTCGTCTCGACCCCTGGCCCGTGGATACCCAAGACGGGCAACTGACCCTCAAGCCTTTTGCGGGGCTGGTGTTCAATGCAGAAACCGACCGCTGGGCGGCCATCGCCCCGCGCGAGGTGCCCTCCTGGCTGACGCGGGTGCTGGTGGTGGACGGCAAGCGGCGCATGGAGGCCCGGCTGCTGCTCGATGACGAGGCAGGCGGACTGAGCCTGGCGGGGTTCGGGGCCTACGTGGCGGGCGCGGTGGATCTGTGTCCCCACGGTTCGCGGCAGGCCGACCTGTTGAAGGTGGTGGCCCAGCGGGTGCTGGCCTACAGCGGGGACGGCGGCGTGACCCTGGAACCCACCCGCCTCAGCCCGCGCAACCCGCACACTGGCCAGCTGGAATACACCCCCCACGCCTTTGCCGGAACGCAACTGGAAGGCGCTCTGGGCAAGGTGCAGCGCCTGATGCTGGATGCCGAGGGGGACCTGAGCCGCCGGCTGGCCGCCGCGCTGCCCCTGGACGAACACGACCGCGCCGCCCTGCCGGACACGCTGGTGTTGCAGGATGGTCCGGTGCGGATCGGGGGGGCCGGACGCGCGGTGCTGGGCTGTGTGAAGACGCTGCACACCGACTACCTGGGAGCAGACCGCATTGGGCTGCTGGGTACGCTGAAGCCCGGCGAGCGCACGCCGGTGCTGCGCTTCCGGGTCGGGGACCAGGGCGGCAGTCAGGACAGCGAGGGGCGGGAGCAGCGTTTTACGTGGTATGTCCGGCTGTGTGATCCGCCGTTCTACCAGCACCCGCTCGCCGGGGTGATGCGCCTGGAGATGCACGCCCCCGAGGACAGCGACTTTGTGCCGCGCGCCGTGTTGCAGGTCGCCAACCTCTCGGGCCAGCTGCTGTGCCGCCTGGCAAGCACGCCACACAAGGACGCCCGCGCCCCCCAGAATCTGATTCCCACCGCCGCGCTGGAACACGCCATGGACCGGGCGATGGGCAGCGCCGAACTGGTCACGCGGCGCATCCGCTCCCACCTGGCCCGCGAGCTGGGTCAGCCCACGGGAGCGGTGGCATGA
- a CDS encoding Crp/Fnr family transcriptional regulator, producing MTYTAPSAVPTLHTDLSSRMVRRGQTLYYAGDSAPSLYRLDSGLMRAVRLTPQGRNLTVRHIHPGDVFGEETLHDQTRAHQVVALTDATLTPIHPQHLSAAELWDLTRSLSAQLQRMMTDGVHIQDGDLRERIARYLLNLAGSTLGGQHADGTRYVRATHELIAEGTGATRESVSKLIGEMRDDGLLLPAYRCLTLTDEERLRSLSGYHG from the coding sequence ATGACGTACACTGCCCCCTCCGCCGTCCCCACCCTCCATACCGACCTGAGCAGCCGCATGGTGCGGCGCGGACAGACGCTGTACTACGCCGGCGACAGCGCCCCCAGCCTGTACCGCCTCGACAGCGGGCTGATGCGTGCGGTGCGCCTGACCCCCCAGGGCCGCAACCTTACGGTCCGGCACATCCATCCCGGCGACGTCTTCGGCGAGGAAACGCTGCACGATCAGACCCGCGCCCATCAGGTGGTGGCCCTGACCGACGCCACCCTGACGCCGATCCACCCGCAGCACCTGTCGGCGGCGGAATTGTGGGACCTGACCCGCAGCCTCAGCGCGCAGCTTCAGCGCATGATGACCGATGGCGTTCATATTCAAGACGGCGACCTACGCGAACGCATCGCCCGTTACCTGCTGAACCTCGCGGGCAGCACCCTGGGCGGCCAGCACGCCGACGGAACCCGTTACGTGCGCGCCACCCATGAGCTGATTGCCGAGGGCACCGGCGCGACCCGTGAAAGCGTAAGCAAGCTGATCGGCGAGATGCGCGACGATGGTCTGCTGCTCCCCGCCTACCGCTGCCTGACCCTGACCGACGAGGAACGTCTGCGGAGCCTGAGCGGCTACCACGGTTGA
- a CDS encoding histone deacetylase family protein — translation MSVPPAHPFRAYSPADHHFPLPEGHRFPYYKYAGVRERLRSVLPVLDTPALSWADAARAHDPHWLRRWRRGEVGRAEERAFGLPWSPQVVERSRRAAGGSLAALHDALRTGWGANLAGGTHHAFRDRAEGFCLINDAAILTRVALDGGLATRVAVIDLDVHQGNGTAALLGAEARAFTLSVHGERNYPFRKEASSLDLPLGDGVSDLEYLSVLHTQALPALEAFRPDLLLYLAGADVLSGDRFGRFALSLDGVRERNRAVLSWAAQAGVPTVTMLAGGYNRDHALTIEAHASVVLDGLEVFA, via the coding sequence GTGTCTGTGCCCCCCGCCCACCCCTTTCGCGCCTACTCGCCGGCCGACCATCATTTCCCGCTGCCCGAGGGCCACCGCTTTCCGTACTACAAGTACGCCGGGGTCCGTGAGCGGCTGCGTTCTGTACTCCCGGTGCTGGACACTCCTGCGCTGAGCTGGGCGGACGCGGCGCGGGCCCACGATCCCCACTGGCTGCGGCGCTGGCGACGCGGAGAGGTGGGCCGCGCCGAGGAACGCGCCTTCGGGCTGCCGTGGTCGCCGCAGGTGGTCGAGCGTTCTCGCCGGGCGGCGGGCGGCTCGCTGGCGGCCCTGCACGACGCACTGCGGACAGGCTGGGGAGCGAACCTGGCTGGAGGCACGCACCACGCTTTCCGCGACCGCGCCGAGGGCTTTTGCCTGATCAACGACGCAGCCATCCTGACCCGGGTGGCGCTGGACGGCGGCCTCGCCACCCGGGTGGCGGTCATTGATCTGGACGTGCATCAGGGCAACGGCACGGCGGCGCTGCTGGGTGCCGAGGCGCGGGCCTTTACCCTCAGCGTTCACGGCGAGCGCAACTACCCGTTTCGCAAGGAGGCCAGCTCGCTGGACCTGCCGCTGGGCGACGGCGTCAGTGACCTAGAATACCTGAGCGTGCTGCACACGCAGGCGCTGCCCGCCCTGGAGGCCTTCCGGCCCGACCTGCTGCTGTATCTGGCGGGGGCCGATGTGCTGAGCGGCGACCGCTTCGGACGCTTCGCCCTGAGTCTGGACGGCGTTCGTGAACGCAACCGGGCCGTGCTGAGCTGGGCTGCCCAGGCGGGGGTCCCCACGGTGACCATGCTGGCAGGCGGCTACAACCGTGACCACGCCCTGACCATCGAAGCCCACGCCAGCGTGGTCCTGGATGGCCTGGAAGTGTTCGCCTGA
- a CDS encoding CBS domain-containing protein, which yields MLVKDAMHRRAVTIGIHETLPTAAVTMQELGVKRLPVVQDGKVIGILTDGEVKRRLPSLREGLSPWEFAAAAGRVHVREAMRQPAHTVTPETPLDRAITTMLDRHVGGLPVVDEDGGLLGMLTLTDVLRAEVTAPRLRWGAAQQHMTREVITVNTDTPAGEAAAQLRSSRLRVLPVLENGILAGLLHEVDVSAAAEREGAAHGNAVEGDASLLQGKVARDLMRPPSGHLREAVPMRDALSQMLALDVHGLPVVDGEGHLLGVVTISDVLKTVLGQVRSGADAAEPPTPR from the coding sequence ATGCTCGTCAAAGATGCCATGCACCGCCGCGCCGTCACCATCGGCATTCATGAAACGCTGCCGACCGCCGCCGTCACCATGCAGGAACTGGGGGTCAAGCGCCTACCGGTCGTGCAGGACGGCAAGGTCATCGGCATCCTGACGGACGGCGAGGTCAAACGCCGATTGCCTTCCCTGCGTGAAGGTCTCTCTCCGTGGGAATTTGCCGCCGCTGCCGGGCGGGTGCATGTGCGTGAGGCCATGCGCCAGCCCGCCCACACGGTGACGCCGGAGACGCCGCTGGACCGGGCCATTACCACCATGCTCGACCGTCACGTCGGCGGCCTGCCGGTGGTGGATGAGGACGGCGGCCTGCTGGGCATGCTGACCCTGACCGACGTGCTGCGCGCCGAGGTCACGGCCCCCCGCCTGCGCTGGGGCGCGGCCCAGCAGCACATGACCCGCGAGGTGATCACCGTGAACACCGATACTCCCGCAGGCGAGGCGGCGGCCCAGCTGCGGAGCTCGCGGCTGCGGGTGCTGCCGGTACTGGAGAACGGCATTCTGGCCGGGCTTCTGCACGAGGTAGACGTGAGCGCCGCCGCAGAACGCGAGGGCGCGGCGCACGGCAACGCGGTCGAGGGCGATGCATCTCTGCTGCAGGGCAAGGTGGCCCGCGACCTGATGCGTCCGCCCAGCGGTCACCTGCGGGAGGCCGTTCCCATGCGCGACGCCCTGAGCCAGATGCTCGCGCTGGACGTTCACGGCCTGCCGGTGGTGGACGGCGAGGGCCACCTGCTGGGGGTGGTAACCATCAGCGACGTGCTAAAGACAGTGCTGGGCCAGGTCCGCTCCGGGGCCGACGCAGCGGAGCCGCCGACCCCACGCTGA
- a CDS encoding phosphotransferase-like protein: MSAPATSGSVILVNGASSAGKSTLCRALRDALPGPFLHFSLDLFMFGDTVLPRTPDGKIRDWPTLRPRVFEGFYRCLPALLTAGNSLVVDLIIETAEQRDRLWTLLAPHDVYVVGLRCPVEELERRERARGDRRPGDARRDAETVHAFMPYELELDCTAPLPENMTRVIEGWRGRTGVRGGGPASAP, translated from the coding sequence ATGTCCGCCCCCGCCACATCCGGCAGCGTGATCCTGGTCAATGGTGCGTCCAGTGCAGGCAAGTCCACGCTGTGCCGGGCGCTGCGTGACGCCCTGCCGGGGCCGTTCCTGCATTTCTCGCTGGACCTCTTCATGTTCGGTGACACCGTGCTGCCGCGCACTCCGGACGGGAAGATCCGCGACTGGCCTACCTTGCGCCCAAGGGTCTTCGAGGGCTTCTATCGTTGCCTGCCCGCACTGTTGACGGCGGGCAACTCGCTGGTCGTGGACCTGATCATCGAGACGGCGGAGCAGCGTGACCGCCTGTGGACCCTGCTCGCGCCGCACGATGTGTACGTGGTGGGTCTGCGTTGCCCCGTCGAGGAACTCGAACGCAGAGAGCGGGCGCGCGGAGATCGCCGCCCCGGGGACGCCCGCCGCGATGCTGAAACGGTGCATGCCTTCATGCCTTACGAACTGGAACTGGACTGCACCGCGCCGCTGCCGGAGAACATGACGCGGGTCATTGAGGGGTGGCGGGGCCGGACGGGAGTGCGGGGGGGTGGGCCGGCGTCAGCGCCATGA
- the lipA gene encoding lipoyl synthase codes for MTQTEQKEPKFIKNGIYRKDSVPVREKKPEWLKVTIPTGQVFGEVRKIVKEHRLHTVCEEAMCPNIGECWSRGTATFMLMGHICTRGCRFCAVDTGNPMGKLDLDEPQSVAESVQLMGLKYVVLTSVDRDDLPDGGAYHFAKTVAAIKKLNPETRVEALTPDFSGNTACVDLVLDSGVDTYAQNLETVRRLTHPVRDIRADYDQTLAVLAHAKRARPDVITKTSIMLGLGETREEIREAMADCRAAGVDVLTFGQYLRPTMHHLPVERYVSPAEFNEIREEGMALGFLEIVSGPLVRSSYKAEQIVMDHPRGLPEHLTHLDGQELSLI; via the coding sequence ATGACCCAGACCGAACAGAAAGAACCCAAATTCATCAAGAACGGCATCTACCGCAAGGACTCGGTGCCGGTGCGCGAGAAAAAGCCCGAATGGCTCAAGGTCACCATCCCCACCGGTCAGGTGTTCGGCGAGGTGCGCAAGATCGTCAAGGAACACCGCCTGCACACCGTATGCGAGGAAGCGATGTGCCCCAACATCGGCGAGTGCTGGAGCCGTGGCACCGCCACCTTCATGCTGATGGGCCACATCTGCACGCGTGGGTGCCGCTTCTGCGCGGTGGATACGGGCAACCCGATGGGCAAGCTGGACCTGGACGAGCCGCAGTCGGTGGCCGAGAGCGTTCAGTTGATGGGCCTGAAATACGTGGTGCTGACCAGCGTGGACCGCGACGACCTGCCCGACGGCGGCGCGTACCACTTTGCCAAAACGGTCGCGGCGATCAAGAAGCTCAATCCCGAGACCCGTGTGGAGGCGCTGACCCCCGACTTCAGCGGCAACACCGCCTGTGTGGATCTGGTGCTGGACAGCGGCGTAGACACCTACGCGCAGAACCTGGAAACCGTGCGGCGCCTGACCCACCCGGTCCGCGACATCCGCGCCGACTACGATCAGACGCTGGCCGTCCTGGCCCATGCCAAACGTGCCCGCCCGGACGTGATCACCAAGACGAGCATCATGCTGGGCCTGGGCGAAACCCGCGAGGAAATCCGCGAGGCCATGGCCGATTGCCGGGCCGCGGGGGTGGACGTGCTGACCTTCGGCCAGTACCTGCGCCCCACCATGCACCACCTGCCGGTCGAGCGCTACGTCTCCCCCGCCGAGTTCAATGAGATCCGCGAGGAAGGCATGGCCCTGGGATTCCTGGAAATCGTGTCTGGTCCGCTGGTCCGCAGCAGCTACAAGGCCGAGCAGATCGTGATGGACCACCCGCGCGGCCTGCCCGAGCACCTGACCCATCTGGACGGGCAGGAACTCAGCCTGATCTGA
- the lipB gene encoding lipoyl(octanoyl) transferase LipB, producing the protein MKAAAFEVMDLGTVPYRDAWALQKEHHARVVAGGHSALLLVEHPPVLTLGRKAREGSNIVVTREYLAAQGIEVLEVERGGDVTYHGPGQLVAYAIFPVGRRVQDFLRLLEGATITALNALGLPDARPNPGYAGVYVDPREVNGLHYDQKIASFGVAVQKNVALHGLALNVSTNLQHFELIVPCGLSGTQMTSVEREYDLRILGPVPNMDTARKALADAFATTFESYDWTLPEFAGAGS; encoded by the coding sequence ATGAAGGCCGCCGCATTCGAGGTCATGGATCTGGGTACCGTGCCGTACCGGGACGCCTGGGCCCTGCAGAAGGAACACCACGCGCGGGTCGTGGCGGGTGGGCATTCGGCGCTGCTGCTGGTGGAACATCCGCCGGTCCTGACGCTGGGCCGCAAAGCGCGCGAGGGCAGCAACATCGTTGTAACGCGCGAATATCTGGCGGCACAGGGCATTGAGGTGCTGGAGGTTGAGCGGGGCGGCGACGTGACCTACCACGGTCCCGGACAGCTTGTCGCCTACGCGATCTTCCCGGTGGGCCGGCGGGTGCAGGACTTCCTGCGGCTGCTTGAGGGCGCCACCATCACGGCGCTGAATGCGCTGGGCCTGCCCGACGCCCGCCCCAACCCCGGCTACGCGGGCGTGTACGTGGACCCGCGTGAGGTCAATGGCCTGCACTATGACCAGAAGATCGCTTCCTTTGGCGTGGCGGTGCAGAAGAATGTGGCCCTGCACGGACTGGCGCTGAACGTGAGCACAAATCTGCAGCATTTTGAGCTGATCGTGCCCTGCGGCCTCAGCGGCACCCAGATGACCAGCGTGGAACGCGAGTACGACTTGCGCATTCTGGGCCCGGTCCCCAATATGGACACCGCCCGCAAAGCGCTGGCCGACGCTTTTGCCACCACCTTTGAATCCTATGACTGGACGCTGCCGGAATTTGCCGGGGCAGGGAGCTGA
- a CDS encoding GNAT family N-acetyltransferase: MSKLVRPSAQYRSSFVEAVREMQAEGGGGLASSRVWDAQEIDADFEAFLSHLRRLEPPADLAPGWVHSSEYWLVDGETYLGRADLRHALTPRLREYGGHVGYEVRPSARRRGHGTALLRLTLERARELGLREVLVTCDTDNLGSRGIIEANGGVLEGEFQVEGHPHPLRRYWITL; this comes from the coding sequence ATGTCCAAGCTTGTTCGTCCATCGGCCCAGTACAGAAGCAGTTTCGTGGAGGCGGTGCGCGAGATGCAGGCCGAGGGTGGGGGCGGCCTCGCGAGTTCCAGAGTTTGGGACGCGCAGGAGATAGACGCCGACTTCGAAGCCTTTTTAAGTCACCTGCGCCGTCTGGAACCGCCGGCTGACCTGGCCCCCGGCTGGGTACATTCCAGCGAGTACTGGCTGGTGGACGGCGAGACGTATCTGGGCCGCGCCGACCTGCGCCATGCCCTGACCCCCCGTCTGCGTGAGTACGGCGGCCACGTCGGTTACGAGGTTCGCCCCTCGGCGCGGCGGCGCGGCCACGGCACGGCCCTGCTGCGCCTGACGCTGGAGCGGGCGCGCGAACTGGGGCTGCGGGAGGTGCTGGTGACCTGCGATACGGACAACCTCGGCTCGCGCGGCATCATCGAGGCCAACGGCGGCGTTCTGGAGGGAGAATTCCAGGTGGAGGGTCACCCCCACCCGCTGCGGCGTTACTGGATCACGCTGTAG
- the rplS gene encoding 50S ribosomal protein L19, whose translation MSTVNTNTGKINRGAILRAVEQPHIKTNHPDFRPGDTVRVETKVVEGNRTRNQAFEGVVIALNGSGSRKSFTVRKISFGEGVERVFPFSSPLLAKVSVLERGKVRRAKLYYLRDLRGKAARIKSDRSRVMKDAEASKAARASEQAAAAQAASETQGE comes from the coding sequence ATGAGCACCGTCAACACGAACACCGGCAAGATCAACCGTGGCGCCATCCTGCGCGCCGTCGAGCAGCCGCACATCAAGACCAACCACCCCGACTTCCGCCCCGGTGACACCGTGCGCGTGGAAACCAAGGTCGTGGAAGGCAACCGTACCCGCAACCAGGCCTTCGAGGGTGTGGTCATCGCGCTGAACGGCTCGGGCAGCCGCAAGAGCTTCACCGTGCGCAAGATCTCCTTCGGCGAGGGTGTCGAGCGCGTGTTCCCGTTCAGCAGCCCGCTGCTGGCCAAGGTCAGCGTGCTGGAGCGCGGCAAGGTTCGCCGCGCCAAGCTGTACTACCTGCGCGATCTGCGCGGCAAGGCGGCCCGTATCAAGAGCGACCGCAGCCGCGTGATGAAGGACGCAGAAGCGAGCAAGGCCGCCCGCGCCAGCGAGCAGGCCGCTGCCGCCCAGGCCGCTTCCGAAACCCAGGGCGAATAA
- a CDS encoding HAD family hydrolase codes for MTSRRFAPSADRMVGRLSAEHLAGLPLLMAFDLDGTLIPDQGRRVADDVGAALGRLRALGVKLAIITGRDTPPRDVSEAMQPHAVATNNGGRILVGDELRAEARFSSADLEAVLAHELADARVVLFGAEALYVQLPAGQQPEPWMLARHCLPLDGAPAEGILKVGFYHPQVPDLAGRLRTTHPHLVLTGAQDPYPSFLTVTPAGAHKGAALALIADALGVPHDRTVAFGDSDNDEAMLEIAGYAVQVGQLPLLERHAHTRLQRQDDLGAFLTAWADRLGLA; via the coding sequence GTGACTTCGCGCCGTTTCGCTCCCTCTGCTGACCGCATGGTCGGTCGCTTGTCCGCCGAGCATCTGGCCGGTCTTCCACTGCTCATGGCCTTTGATCTGGACGGCACCCTGATTCCCGATCAGGGCCGCCGGGTGGCCGATGACGTGGGCGCGGCGCTGGGACGGCTGCGGGCGCTGGGAGTGAAGCTCGCAATCATTACGGGCCGCGACACGCCGCCGCGCGATGTGTCTGAGGCCATGCAGCCGCACGCGGTGGCCACCAACAACGGCGGGCGCATTCTGGTGGGTGACGAGCTGCGTGCCGAGGCCCGGTTCTCGTCCGCAGATCTGGAGGCGGTGCTGGCCCATGAGCTGGCCGACGCGCGGGTGGTGCTGTTCGGTGCCGAGGCGCTGTACGTGCAACTGCCGGCAGGCCAGCAGCCCGAACCCTGGATGCTGGCCCGCCACTGCCTTCCGCTGGACGGGGCGCCCGCCGAGGGCATCCTGAAGGTCGGCTTCTATCATCCACAGGTGCCTGATCTCGCCGGGCGGCTGCGCACCACCCACCCGCACCTGGTCCTGACCGGGGCGCAGGACCCGTACCCCAGCTTTCTGACCGTGACCCCGGCGGGAGCACACAAGGGCGCGGCGCTCGCCCTGATTGCCGACGCCCTGGGTGTGCCGCATGACCGCACGGTGGCCTTCGGCGACAGCGACAATGACGAGGCCATGCTGGAAATCGCGGGATACGCCGTTCAGGTGGGCCAGTTGCCGTTGCTGGAGCGGCACGCCCACACCCGGCTGCAGCGCCAGGACGACCTGGGAGCTTTCCTCACCGCGTGGGCCGACCGGCTGGGGCTGGCTTAA
- a CDS encoding PsbP-related protein codes for MTRLLLTLALLTAPALMGATAQTSPAQPAAPQTGERIIEAITVNSSQGYSIRVPSGWTPLKNAPNVDVAFVNEVVGALRPTVTVQVRNTPPELKVTLADIRDLYASQMPKDVPNLKMLGEKTIKVSGNSAILWSYTGDGDGGKVRWTQVFTVKNNRLYTVTLVTPSGTPQDLLDSGRGILNSFALTTK; via the coding sequence ATGACGCGCCTTTTGCTCACCCTCGCCCTGCTTACCGCCCCCGCCCTGATGGGGGCCACTGCCCAGACCTCCCCGGCGCAGCCCGCCGCCCCGCAGACGGGCGAGCGCATCATTGAAGCCATCACCGTGAACAGCTCGCAGGGCTACAGCATCCGCGTGCCGTCCGGCTGGACCCCGCTGAAAAATGCCCCGAACGTGGACGTGGCTTTCGTCAACGAGGTCGTCGGTGCGTTGCGCCCCACGGTTACCGTGCAGGTGCGCAATACCCCTCCCGAACTGAAGGTGACCCTGGCCGACATTCGTGACCTGTACGCCTCACAGATGCCCAAGGACGTGCCCAACCTGAAAATGCTGGGCGAGAAGACCATCAAGGTAAGCGGCAACAGCGCCATCCTATGGAGCTACACCGGCGACGGTGACGGAGGCAAGGTGCGCTGGACCCAGGTCTTTACCGTCAAGAACAACCGCCTGTACACCGTGACCCTGGTCACGCCCAGCGGAACGCCCCAGGACCTGCTGGACAGCGGGCGCGGGATCCTGAACAGTTTTGCGCTGACCACCAAGTAA